ACGGAGGTGTACGACACCTCGCTCACCATCCGGAAGAAGGCCCCGAGCGTCGAGGCCGTCCCGGGCAGGTGGTAGATGGAGCGTGGCTGCTCCAGCTCCGTCAGCCGCGTGAGCGACGCCGCCACGTCCCGCACGTCCGTGAAGTGCATGCCGCCCCGAGGCACCACGGGCAGCCGGTGCTCCAGCACACGCAGCACATGCCCCGTCGAGCGAAAGCGGTGGTCGCCCGGCCCCAGCAACACGGGGGGCCGCACGATGACCAGCTCGACGCCCAGCTTGTCCGCCAGCCGCCGAGCCTCCTTCTCCGCGCGAATCTTCGACGCGTAGTACGGCCAGCGGCCCGCCAGCGCCTCCGCGTGAGGCGCGTGCTCGTCCGCGACGACGTCCGGGAAGCGGAAGCAGCCCACCGTGCCGGAGCTCGAAACGTAGACGAGCCGCGCCCCCAGCGCGCTCGCCACGCGCACCATGTGGAGCGTGCCCTCGACGTTGAGCGTCTCCATCTCCTCCGGCGCCACGCGCGAGTGCTTCACCTGCGCCGCCAGATGGAACACCGTCTTCACGTCCGCGAGCGCCGGGTCCCGCATCC
This genomic window from Myxococcus hansupus contains:
- a CDS encoding NAD-dependent epimerase/dehydratase family protein; the protein is MSTPRVLVTGATGFLGRHLLGALRARNVPAAVLVRRPDEWVRQDWVSEAGPVHVVEGGPLAPDAWMRDPALADVKTVFHLAAQVKHSRVAPEEMETLNVEGTLHMVRVASALGARLVYVSSSGTVGCFRFPDVVADEHAPHAEALAGRWPYYASKIRAEKEARRLADKLGVELVIVRPPVLLGPGDHRFRSTGHVLRVLEHRLPVVPRGGMHFTDVRDVAASLTRLTELEQPRSIYHLPGTASTLGAFFRMVSEVSYTSVTERQVPNWLLEGVARVARSSSPRWLPDPVVLEMSTCYWGLSSLWSERELGHTVRPPRQTLVETVSWLREHAPRKAAHR